TTGGATGATGGAACTACCATTACTTATGCAGAAATGATTGAGTACGATGGATACATTAATGTACACTTAAGCAGTGATGATTTAGCTACATTAGTGGCACAAGGAGATATTGGACAAAACGTGCTTACTGGTGAGATGATGAGCTACGAATTAATGTCAGTAGCTGATCCTGACATTAGTGGTACGGCTACATTTTATCAAAGAATGAATGATGAGACTTTACTTACAGTAGCATTAGACGGAACTTCAGAAGGAAACACTCACCCTGCACATATTCATATGAATACAGCAGCAGAAGGTGGTGGAATTGCAATAACTATTACAAGTATTGATGGTGCTAGTGGAATGAGCAAAACAAATATTAGTATGTTGGATGATGGCACAGCGATTACCTATGCAGAAGTAATTGACTATGATGGATACATCAATGTACACAATAGTATTGATGATTTGGGAACACTTATCGCTCAAGGCGATATCGGACAAAATGCTTTAACTGGTGAAATGATGAGTTACGAATTAATGTCAGTGGCAGATCCTGATATAAGTGGTACGGCTACCTTTTATCAAAGAATGAATGATGAAGCTTTGGTAACAATTATGCTTGATGGCACTCCAGAAGGCGGTTCGCATCCATCTCATATACATTTTAATACAGCAGCAGAAGGTGGTGATATTGCTATCAGTCTTGGTAATGTAAATGGAACCAGTGGCATGAGCAAAACTAGTGTGAGTATGTTAGATGATGGAACTGCCATTACCTATGCCGAACTGATTGATTTCGATGGATATATTAATGTACACTTGAGTTCAGGTAATCTGGCAACATTAGTAGCACAAGGCGATATCGGGCAAAATGCTTTAACTGGTGAATCTGTAAGCTATGCATTGGCAGAAAAAGATGAAGCAGGCATTTCAGGTATGATTACTTTCTATGAGAGAATGAATGATGAAACATTAGCTGTAGTGGAGTTAACAGGAGTAACAGTAGGCGATCATCCATCGCACATACATGCAGGTTCTGTTGAAACTGCTCCAGGAGATATTTTAGTTTCTCTTTCTGATGTAGATGCTGATGGAATGGGAAAAACCAACATTACGATGGACGATGCAGGCAATGCAATGACTTACGATGATGTAATTACAGTTGATGGATATGTAAATGTACATGCTTCTATTGACGATCTGGGTACTTTAATCGCTCAGGGTAATGTAGGTAGTAATGCAACGGAATAATAATTAGGATTAAAAATAAGTCGTGAATCTTCATATTATGAAGATAAGTTAGCTAGGAAAGGAGCCTTACAATGTTAGGCTCTTTTTTATTTTTATCTAGTTAATTTCTTCTCTGGTTTTGGAATGAGTAAATTTGGTAAGACCAACGCATAAAATAATAAATATGAATAATGAACAAGCAATTACCATTTGGCAGCCAGATAAATCATTGCAACAAACATCAGGATTAACCAAATACATGTTATGGCTGGCAAAAGAAAAAAAACTTCAATTCGAAAACTACCAAGCACTGTGGGCATGGTCAGTGAATCATGTTGGCGATTTCTGGGAGAGCTTATGGGAGTATTTCGAAATAATTAGCCATCAGCCTTATAGCCAAGTTTTACTTTCAGAAGAAATGCCTGGAACAAGCTGGTTTGAGGGAGCTACATTAAACTATGCTGAGCATATTTTTAGAAATGCCAATACAGATCATCCTGCTATTATTTTCTCATCTGAAATACATCCACTAAAAGAAATAAGTTGGAAAGAATTAGAAACAAAAACAGCTGCACTAGCCAATTATCTTAAAGAGATAGGAGTAGAAAAAGGTGATCGGGTAGCTGCATTTATCCCTAATATTCCAGAAGCCACCATTGCTTTTTTGGCAACTATTTCAATTGGAGCCATCTGGTCTAGTTGTTCGCCAGATTTTGGAACGGGCAGTGTACATGATCGT
The window above is part of the Chondrinema litorale genome. Proteins encoded here:
- a CDS encoding CHRD domain-containing protein, with the translated sequence MDTFKSYLKLFQLVILSSLIIGLSACDDDDDDMMTPENPTTGNTSSFTLSSVSDPSISGSAKFEELEDGTTLLTLELNGTSSGNSHPAHIHMNTAAEGGDIAISLTPVDGASGMSETIISALDNGTTISYSDLVSYDGYINVHMSSSDLSTLVAQGDIGDNVLTGEMITYDLSSVADPSISGIATFAKRMSGETLVTLDLAGTPDGGMHPAHIHMNTASEGGDIAISLTTVDGTTGMSKTNVSMLDDGTTITYAEMIEYDGYINVHLSSDDLATLVAQGDIGQNVLTGEMMSYELMSVADPDISGTATFYQRMNDETLLTVALDGTSEGNTHPAHIHMNTAAEGGGIAITITSIDGASGMSKTNISMLDDGTAITYAEVIDYDGYINVHNSIDDLGTLIAQGDIGQNALTGEMMSYELMSVADPDISGTATFYQRMNDEALVTIMLDGTPEGGSHPSHIHFNTAAEGGDIAISLGNVNGTSGMSKTSVSMLDDGTAITYAELIDFDGYINVHLSSGNLATLVAQGDIGQNALTGESVSYALAEKDEAGISGMITFYERMNDETLAVVELTGVTVGDHPSHIHAGSVETAPGDILVSLSDVDADGMGKTNITMDDAGNAMTYDDVITVDGYVNVHASIDDLGTLIAQGNVGSNATE